The following is a genomic window from Artemia franciscana chromosome 4, ASM3288406v1, whole genome shotgun sequence.
GCTGTGGAgagataaaaaaatgtattttttggggGATAATCCTAAATAGCAGCAAATGTGCAGAAATTTTTCTCCTTTCCATATTTCCTCAAAGTAGCAGATCAATTCGGTAGCTTTTATTCGACAACTCTACTCCCCTTCAGAGTTGTGTGATTGAGCTGAAACCAATATGTCTATTAATCCTTGAGCTGGATTTCGAATTGTCAGTCTGATCGGGTTTcccttttcatgtttttcagaAACCCGTCTTTTTAAGGACTTATGTTTTGCTAGACCGCACTGTACGTAAGGTAAATCCAGAATTTTGCTAtctctctaaaaaaatttcataagtCCAGAATTACTTTAATATTCCTCCCTCTTCCATGGCTCCGCTGCTTAATGTACGTTGATGTCAGGTTACATAATTGTTGTTTATGCTGGATTATATTTACCATATTGTTCGTATGCAGAGTACTGTGTTCTTGATCTTCCAAAAATATGTTGTGAATTTCTTTCTGTCGAAAGTATTTTCGTTTTGTGATGTTGGAGCTAATGTCAGCAAAGATCTTCAAATTTTAACGTAAGAAAGCATAGATCCGAAGACATTAGGCTTCACAGATCAGCCATGGAAATTGGTTTCATGGCCATTCTTTTCCTAATCTCGCATGATCGACTATGATTTTTTACCTTGTCATATCTTTCTTTAGGCTTAAAGTTGCAAGTTTGATAGTCTACCACTAGGACTAAACCAAAACactcaaaaaagcaaaataatttcgCTTAGAGagataattttcataaaatatgattttctaAGGAAAGAGGCAAGGGATCATTAGTCCTAGTTACTGTAATATCCTTTATAAAGCCTTGTGCTGTGTAAGGttctttattttgtcttttaaatcattctcttcATTTAGTCCTAgtgactaaattttttgacgtGCCTGTATAATgaagtatatatttttgaagaaatttcttaaaattcaagaaatcaGTAAAGCGTATCACACCTATGCTGGGGTTATTTATCTTGAGTGCATGTTTAATCTTTTATCTTTTAACTAATTAATCATTCTTCCATTTAAAACTTGCTTATATAATGAAGTATGCATTGCCTTTGACTTGCCTGTATAATGAAGtatatatttttgggaaaatatcttaaaattcaaataaattagtAAAGCGTATCATCCCTATGCTGTGGTTATTTATGTTGAGCGTATGTTTAGCGTTTAATTAATTAGTCATTCTTCattttagagaagcaaaaagaaacaaagaaaaaaaagaagaaagaaattaaggaaaaaagACCGGctgataaagaagaaaatgatagTAGAACTCTGATGGAGCTGCTTGAGCTTGAAATGCGCGCGAAAGCTATTAAAGCTCTtcttgaaaatgaaacaaaaaataaagaaactaccgaaactgaaaaaaatttgaatacgGACATCAAAACAGAAGTTCATGAAGAAGATACTGTGGATGAGGAGACAGAAGCTGGAGTAGCTGATGAAGATACTGATAGAACAATTAGTGAACTTATAGCTGATGATAAAAAGATGGATGTTGTTAGTCATGAAAGCAGTGAAGAAGAAATTGGTGAAATTAGAACAGGAGATGCTGATAAGGGAACAATAAGGTGGATATCAAAAGAAACGAAGAAAGTGAAGCAAAAGAAGAGACGGAGGGAAAAATctgaaaagattgaaaaaacaagaaggCAGTATAGGAGAAGAGGTGCAGCACTATCTACGCCATCTTTATCATCTGAAGAAGAACGAGAGATCTCTGAAACCGATCATTCAGGCACCAAagaccaaaaagaaaatattgagtCAGAAGAAGGGGAATTTTCAAGTgatgaaaataaggaaaaaattggAAGCAAATTTGGGATGTCCGAGTGTAGAACAGTGGTAGAAGAAGTTGAATCTGAATCAGAGGAAATGATGGATGAAGATTATGATGTTCATGTCGAATCACCCTCATCAGACGAAAAGGAAAATTCAATTAAGGTAATAATAAAgttggagaaaaaattttcccttgAAGATTTTTCGAAagtttaacagaaaaaaattagtaagaATCACGAAGGTGGAACTTTTACGTAAAGTTTGGTTAAGAGAAATTCTTCTAGAAAAAACTATTCTGTTGAGACCTGCGCAATTCAACTGTCTACTAATTCAATTCGGTATGAAACGCAATTAGAAGCAACCGTGGCTGacataaaaagttttaatttcaattctaGATATTCAGtatataactactactactattactaaagCCGAGTGGTTAACACGCCAGATGTGAAATCCTTAGTCTATGAGGACAGAGGTTCGAGTCCTATtttcgctggttatttggtttggaaaaGGGGGTTGGTTCTTTAAACTCTTTTCTTTCAGTCGTTTTGTTTTACTAGTTGATTTAAATCTTAACAAACGAAAACATAAGAATTAGAATTGTTCAATAAAACTGAGTAGGCTATCCACAAGCGAATTTGCTGAtcaaatttaaactattttgtcTTAATTAACATAGTTAAGCATGTTGTTATATGCTTATCatttaaaaatgacaataaatcCGGAGTTGTAATAGCTAAATAAGCTATCAGTCTCAAAGGCTAACCCTTTTgttaatattgttatttattatatgAAGTGCAAATATCTATCTTAACTCTCCTAAGCACTAACACCCCCTCTCCTCCTAAAAACTATTGACCACACCACTGGATGGACGTGGTTGTGCTAGGAAACTGGGATTATATTTTAGTTAATTCCACAAAATAGTAAGGTTACAGAAGAATTTTCCTGCTTTcggaaaaaagcttaaaattatcagttgttattttttcttctctttctttAATATTGtgatttatttagttttattttcattgaacttAACACACTTTCAATAACAGATATTTTATATAGTGCGAAAGTATAGCAAATAAATAGTTGTCCAAAAGTCACACAAGATATTCCtttctataaagaaaaaactgttttgcatttttgcttgtgtttttttttttaacatttagaGTATAATTTCACAGAGCTGTGCGTAAAGTGGACTGCCATTTAAGCGTCTTCTATAACCCCTTAGGTAAACAGCAATTTAAAACTcaatttgtaattaattttaggAAATGTATAGGTCAAGAGTCATTGGGAGTTTTGAAGCTTTATTGAGGCTGGTCTACGTGCGCAGCAGTGTTGGCCTTGGTGGTTTGATGGTGCATCGGGTTGATAGTAGTAGTTGTATTGGTTGTTGATATAGCCATGGTTGACGTTTGATCGATATTTACTTGCAATATACAGTAGTAATAatagatcattttttttaaatgaaaaagcttGCCTTCAGTCTTCTCCAAGTAGCCATAGCCCTGTCCAGGGCTAAGGATGGGGCCTCATTTGGGTTGATGTTGCGATTGAGCAGGCGTTGGTGTATTTCATCAGCCCATCTAGTGCGTGGCCTTCCTCGAGGGTGTTTCCAGCCATTTTCCGAGGGATTGTATGCCGAGATGATCCTTGTGGGGGTACTTAGCGAGAGACAGAGTAGGTGGCCGTACCACCTTAGAGAGCGGTCTTCTACTTGGGTAGAGATGTTCGCCTGCTTGAAGGTCTTCAGGATCTCAGTATTGCGGATCTTGTCATACCATTTGAAGCCTTCGACTCGACTCAGGTGTCTAGCCTGAACAGCATCGACCCTTCTTAGCTGTGTCTGGGTTATCGGTCATGTCTCATATGCTTACAACATGATGCTTGAGACTGTGGCGTTGTAATTGGACGAAGATATTTTGTAGAATCACTATAGAAAGTAGATAAAAGGGAACGGAAATAAAAGCCAAACTAACCTGTTTTATTGTGGAAAAAGAACAGGAAATTTGTAAGCAAAAACATAATAACGCCGTGATTATTAGTCATATGGATTGGAGAATATTCTGCATTACCCTTGTTCCCAAAGtctcaaaatttcactttttccctaattataattatacataattttcttaaatgttCGTATAATTTGTCTGCTTCCGAATGTTTTGACCCCCTTTCTTTAGTCTGAAAATAATTTGATGAAGACTTGTCtggtttaaatagaataaattgatttttattttaacttaaaagaTAGATTATTCAAAGTCATTAAATCTAACGCAAGACAAAGTAATAAATTTGGAATATTTCTATGTTTCTTCTTACAAAGatggagaaaaaaataatatagtgtATTCCTGTAgaacaaatatttgaaatagcATAGAATTAATGCCTGATCGACATCGATAGCTTTGAACTGTAGAAGGATTCTTTACTTATAATTGGGACAGAAAGAACTTCAgtaatgaaaataatgaaattttttcgCATTTCTCCTATCAGCGTTCTACGGTTCCCGTACAACTGAACCCTAGTTTACCTGAAGTGAttcaactgaaccctcgtgtaaTTCACCCCCGTTTAACACAACCTCGTTTAACTAAATCCCCATTCAAGTCAACCCCCATGCAACTCAAACCCCTTAAATATAACTCTGGTTTACCTCGCCCCCATTCAACTCAATTCCCGTGCATCTTCTCACtgcttcaagtttgaattttttgcgtcGAATTCAGCATCATATTGCGTTCATGAGTTGGGACCGAACACGCTTAAATTTCATCGTTGTGGCAATCGGGTTGAATAGAGGGTTTGATTAAATAGGGTTAAATTGCAAGAGAGTTCAGTTAGATAAGAGTTGAAGTTCATGGAGTTGAGTTGCATTGAGGTTGAGTGAAATGAGAGTTGAATTGcttggggttcagttacacgcaaaccgtattttattattacattatATCTTCTGAGGAGTAGTGGTATATTTTACCGCTGTAATTAATAACTGCATTTATTTACCACTTGTACTCTAAAATAAGCGAGTTCGAAATCTTTACAGAttacaattaatttttaaattcgaCCAGTTAAAACCAGATTTAATTTTGGGGTATACTGGAACCATTTACTATTATTAAACACCTGCCAGGCCGCTTTCTCCTTCCGtcaagaattccagttttcactaaaaaaattcaactgtgcacaaaattgtcttttttgtgtgtgtagaATTGACAAATTTTGGCCAGGCAGTTAGCCATTGGCCAGTAttcgatttttcttttcttttttttctttttttttacgtaattaCAGCTTCTTGAGAACACTTAGTGTTTATTCGACTATTTTTGTGTGCgctaataaaaattcaaaattttacatgtATCATTTCCAATCAATCACGAACTTTTCTGAAAATTAccaacttttttctttaaggAGATGTCTGGTTCAACTGACGAGTTTAATCGTAAAGAAGcggaaaaaacaaatgtttttgttACGAGCAAAGGGGAAATCATTGGTTCGTTATCTCCTTACATTCTACAAGAAAATGGTGAATCTGTGAAATCAGAAGTAAAAATTCAACCATATATAACCAATACTAAGACTCAGCAAGCTGTGGACGAAAAGAAGTCTTCGAATGAAGATTATATTTCTGATGATAGCATTGACTCGGCCCCATCCTCTACAGGTAGTGTAGAAAACTTGGAAGGTCAAGTGGAAGAAGAAAGTATGCATCAAGATCAAGAAGCATGTAGTCAAAGAAACGAAAGTATAGATTACAAAAAGTCAAAAGATCAAAGTACAAAAGAAGATACTATGAGTAAAGGGGAACTCCAGGGTGTTGAAAACAGAGAAACATTGGATGGTATAAATACTGAAGCTCAAAATCCGAATGAAATTGTAGCTAAAGGTAACATTcgtaaaaatgaagatgttttaaaaagagaagaagGTCAGTGTACACAACAAGAAGCTTCAATagacaaaataaatgaaaaagaaaatgttctAGATGACAAAGAAGCCAATCAAGAGATTTTAGATGACCatagaaaagaggaaaataaaaataccaaagaggaaaatttagaaaataaagaaatagctGATGAAGATAAAGACTCTGTCAATGACAAACAAGcccaaaaagagaataaaaaagacaCGAGCCGAAGTGACAAAATTTTAGAGGAGAAAGAAACAGTTGCGATAAATGAAGAGACTCTAGAGGACAAACGAGCTGACAAAGAGAGTTCGGACCATATAAAAGGGGAAAATAATAGCGCAATAAAACAGGTTTCActgaaaggaaaagaaaaggcTGAACAAAGCGCAATAACagtatatgataaaaatatagaaactgAGGACAAGAAAGACGAGACTATACTAAAAGAGGAGGAGGCCAATGAGTCTGAGGCCCCGGTTGGTGATGATGGTTTTTGGAAAGGAG
Proteins encoded in this region:
- the LOC136026680 gene encoding centromere protein F-like, whose product is MGKVQELSPAENQEIEKIKLKKKKDRIQKKKQKEEEIGLYSRDDLDLDRETFPIAYFIGDNKGMIEQIFSVVNGARLQAMLPPLLKPLPLGELKKLCLQQLSRLSAKKIQAILAGHELGPGLSSESESLSASSDSVASVPLKKKRKKKQKETKKKKKKEIKEKRPADKEENDSRTLMELLELEMRAKAIKALLENETKNKETTETEKNLNTDIKTEVHEEDTVDEETEAGVADEDTDRTISELIADDKKMDVVSHESSEEEIGEIRTGDADKGTIRWISKETKKVKQKKRRREKSEKIEKTRRQYRRRGAALSTPSLSSEEEREISETDHSGTKDQKENIESEEGEFSSDENKEKIGSKFGMSECRTVVEEVESESEEMMDEDYDVHVESPSSDEKENSIKEMSGSTDEFNRKEAEKTNVFVTSKGEIIGSLSPYILQENGESVKSEVKIQPYITNTKTQQAVDEKKSSNEDYISDDSIDSAPSSTGSVENLEGQVEEESMHQDQEACSQRNESIDYKKSKDQSTKEDTMSKGELQGVENRETLDGINTEAQNPNEIVAKGNIRKNEDVLKREEGQCTQQEASIDKINEKENVLDDKEANQEILDDHRKEENKNTKEENLENKEIADEDKDSVNDKQAQKENKKDTSRSDKILEEKETVAINEETLEDKRADKESSDHIKGENNSAIKQVSLKGKEKAEQSAITVYDKNIETEDKKDETILKEEEANESEAPVGDDGFWKGDYDEINIEEEVREEDILNDFNFNTDSVPVVVEYTVERPLTKFTFQSAKRTAPTKGGLKRINLGSSRSGSLEGPVVKKPLFIEGAKESKRCAAEDGREIKEIPVETTQKPVPPLIPKPHVVPKRSDSGDTKVKNSSTEESWKSRYVTSDKVQRIVETSKILSKVRSKIKEKATKEVENQEKNLEQVQDKTVVIGTLEEYERISGKKVGTTAEIIDDNEEEDEEESALWSDIFGK